Sequence from the Streptomyces sp. NBC_00440 genome:
CCGGACCACCGCGGGCGCCCGCGACGCGGGCAGCAGCGGACCGGCGTACGCGTTCATCGCCGAGGTCACCGCCCCGGACGCAAGCAGCCGCGCCACCCCCGCGAAGTCCGTGTCGACGGGACCGGCCAGCCGGTAGGGACGCGACCGCAGCAGCTCAGGGCCGAGCAGCCCGCGCAGCCGGAAAAGCTCCGCGCGCAGAGTGATCGGGGTGACCGTCTCGTCCTCGTAGAGCTCGACGAGCAGTTCGTCCCCGGTGACGCCTTCCGGGTGCTGGGCGAGCACCGTGAGGATCTCACTGTGCCGTCGGCTGAGCCCGTACTTGCGGCCGCCCACCACGAGCAGTGCCGCGTCCCGCCCGAGCACCGACAGCTGGACGGATCCGGCTGAGGGCGGCGGCGCGAGCAGTGCGAGCTGCGATTCGGCGGCCCGTGCGACCGCGCCGACGAAGGCCAGGCTGTGCGGATGGGCGAGCCGGTCGCCGCCGGTGATGTCCACGGCGCCCAGCAGCCGCCCGGTGCCCGGATCGTGGACCGGCGCCGCGGCACAGGTCCACGGGTGGACGGGCCGCTGGAAGTGCTCTGCTGCGAAGACCTGCACGGGACGGTCCACGGCGATGGCGGTGCCGGGCGCGTTGGTCCCGGTCGCCGCCTCGGCCCAGCGC
This genomic interval carries:
- a CDS encoding GAF domain-containing protein; translation: MTDTWVALEAGADPARRRRALRGAYESFAAAGRVERPVRAVVAESWRRSARARVSREGTAHVELSDDGLAAYRDGHPLARVMPLFRELMGAYAMDGEHLLAVCDAHGRLLWVEGHATPRRQASLMNFVPGARWAEAATGTNAPGTAIAVDRPVQVFAAEHFQRPVHPWTCAAAPVHDPGTGRLLGAVDITGGDRLAHPHSLAFVGAVARAAESQLALLAPPPSAGSVQLSVLGRDAALLVVGGRKYGLSRRHSEILTVLAQHPEGVTGDELLVELYEDETVTPITLRAELFRLRGLLGPELLRSRPYRLAGPVDTDFAGVARLLASGAVTSAMNAYAGPLLPASRAPAVVRLRRRLADQLREALIARGDPGLLADWAYSPWGEDDLPVWRALATALPARQRSSAVSRVRELDSWQGS